In Nocardioides cavernae, a single genomic region encodes these proteins:
- a CDS encoding DUF4082 domain-containing protein produces the protein MKVVVLALVAALSALAGPLLLGGPAPANAADLCAPGGNKIACENSKPGTDSDVWEISGAGDPEIQGFATDISVNVGQRIDFKIDTDASAYTIDIYRMGYYQGLGARKITSVTPSARLPQNQPTCITDLQTDLYDCGNWGVSASWNVPSTAVSGVYIAHIKRSTGDGSHITFIVRDDASTSDVVFQTADPTWQAYNTYGGAYFYGGGAHGRAYKISYNRPVLTRGRENGRDFFMSAEYAMVRFMERNGYDVSYIAGVDSDRHGNLIRNHKVFLSVGHDEYWSKAQRANMEAARDAGVHLQFLAGNEGYWKTRYQPSIDGSNTAYRTLTSYKETWSNAKIDPDAEWTGTFRDPRFAPPSRGAGVPENALIGTQYQVNFSDLAVQVSAAEGKLRLWRNTPLATMSSGTATLAPHTVGYESNEDVDNGHRPDGLVRLSTTTGAVPEYLRDFGNTVTAGTTRHNLTMYKAPSGALVFSAGSVQWTWGLDAVHDSAYAPAPADARMQQAQVNLFADMGVQPSTLMAGLVTSAKSTDTAGPTVTITGPAAGVNQANGQSVTVSGSAADAGGGRVAGVEVSTDGGESWSAATGTTSWSYTFLQRGLGSTPIRVRAMDDSANIGAVATRSFNAQCPCSIFGAEVPKIGAADDPYAVELGVRFVPLADGFVTGVRFYKGAGNGGTHVGSLWSSAGERLSQATFTNESATGWQTVTFPTPVAVAAGQPYVASYTAPQGNYALESWGFSAGSRETGALMVQGGYGAPAGGVFANPGQFPSQSHQNANYYVDVLFTTTDSSALIGLNQAPLPGASSVPTGSTVSARYSKPLAAGTAALTLKDSNGATVAGSTAYDAATRTVTFTPSSPLAGFVKYTAKITGTDTSGNPVSSGDTWSFTTVKPPNPPGVCPCTLFDDSLVPAVYEAADRDAVTLGVRVTPDTNGQVTGIRFYKGVNNTGSHTGTLWAADGTVLATGTFTDESTTGWQTLTFATPVTVRKDTAYVASYRTTVGRYSATPGAFAAADVSRPPLRVTSTAGAYTYGTGFPINSTSTSYLVDVVFEKVPPTIAVASRMPAPGAIGVPRGTTVRVGLTAPVAPGWSLGITANGSAVTGTASLSGDGTSLVWTPSTLLPPDTDVTVTLSSAVSQDGATLPTQTWTFRTRGPETVDQQTLFGDTVPRIESADDGAPVELGVVLEPSRNGFVTAIRFYKGPGNGGTHTGSLWSATGTRLAEVTFTDETSSGWQTAVLSTPVAVQAGQRYVASYLAPAGHYSYTPDFFTGPWTTGDLTAPAAGNGRYLYGAAGGFPTYSWGSANYFVDVVFQRTPPTIAVQTRTPEPGATGVTVTTKPSIMLSAPLASGWTMGVERAGTAVAGDAALDGDGSTLTFTPTSSLLPDTDYTVTLSGATSTEGAVLPTQTWTFRTAAVVSTSLLEGVVPTVPSVNDPDPVELGTVFTPSQNGTVTAVKFYKGAGNTGTHTGSVWSTDGTRLGQVTFTGESASGWQTAAFATPVPVTAGTPYVVSYYAPNGHYSATPAYFATPRTVGPLTAPAGDNGRYRYGAGGGLPNGSWNSTNYFVDVVFAASP, from the coding sequence GTGAAGGTCGTGGTGCTCGCGCTGGTGGCTGCACTCAGCGCACTCGCAGGCCCGCTCCTGCTGGGGGGACCTGCGCCGGCGAACGCGGCTGATCTCTGCGCCCCCGGCGGCAACAAGATCGCGTGCGAGAACTCCAAGCCGGGCACCGACTCCGACGTGTGGGAGATCAGCGGCGCCGGCGACCCCGAGATCCAAGGCTTCGCGACCGACATCTCGGTCAACGTCGGTCAGCGCATCGACTTCAAGATCGACACCGACGCGTCGGCGTACACCATCGACATCTACCGGATGGGTTACTACCAGGGCCTCGGCGCCCGCAAGATCACCTCGGTGACGCCGAGCGCACGACTTCCGCAGAACCAGCCGACGTGCATCACCGACCTCCAGACCGACCTCTACGACTGCGGCAACTGGGGCGTCTCGGCGTCATGGAACGTGCCCTCCACCGCGGTCTCGGGCGTCTACATCGCCCACATCAAGCGCTCCACCGGCGACGGCAGCCACATCACCTTCATCGTGCGCGACGACGCCAGCACCTCCGACGTGGTCTTCCAGACCGCCGATCCGACGTGGCAGGCCTACAACACCTACGGCGGTGCCTACTTCTACGGCGGCGGCGCCCACGGCCGTGCCTACAAGATCAGCTACAACCGTCCGGTCCTCACCCGCGGCCGCGAGAACGGGCGAGACTTCTTCATGTCCGCCGAGTACGCCATGGTCCGCTTCATGGAGCGCAACGGCTACGACGTCTCCTACATCGCTGGCGTCGACTCGGACCGTCACGGCAACCTAATCCGGAACCACAAGGTGTTCCTGTCCGTCGGCCACGACGAGTACTGGAGCAAGGCCCAGCGGGCCAACATGGAGGCCGCCCGCGACGCCGGCGTCCACCTTCAGTTCTTGGCCGGGAACGAGGGCTACTGGAAGACCCGCTACCAGCCCTCCATCGACGGCTCGAACACCGCCTACCGCACGCTCACCTCCTACAAGGAGACGTGGAGCAACGCCAAGATCGACCCCGATGCCGAGTGGACGGGCACGTTCCGCGACCCGCGCTTCGCCCCGCCCAGCCGTGGCGCCGGCGTACCGGAGAACGCGCTGATCGGCACCCAGTACCAGGTCAACTTCAGTGACCTTGCCGTCCAGGTGAGTGCTGCCGAGGGCAAGCTGCGGCTCTGGCGCAACACGCCACTGGCCACGATGTCCAGCGGCACCGCCACGCTGGCGCCGCACACGGTCGGCTACGAGTCCAACGAGGACGTCGACAACGGGCACAGGCCCGACGGGCTGGTCCGGCTGTCGACGACCACCGGCGCCGTGCCCGAATATCTCCGCGACTTCGGCAACACCGTCACCGCCGGCACGACCCGGCACAACCTGACGATGTACAAGGCCCCGAGCGGGGCGCTGGTGTTCAGCGCCGGCTCGGTCCAGTGGACCTGGGGTCTCGATGCGGTGCACGACTCCGCCTACGCGCCTGCTCCGGCCGACGCACGCATGCAGCAGGCTCAGGTCAACCTGTTCGCCGACATGGGGGTCCAGCCGAGCACGTTGATGGCCGGTCTCGTGACGTCCGCGAAGTCGACCGACACCGCCGGTCCCACGGTCACGATCACCGGTCCGGCCGCGGGCGTCAACCAGGCCAACGGGCAGTCGGTCACCGTCTCGGGCAGCGCCGCTGACGCCGGTGGTGGCCGGGTCGCCGGCGTGGAGGTCTCCACCGACGGCGGCGAGTCGTGGAGCGCCGCCACCGGCACCACGTCCTGGTCCTACACCTTCCTTCAGCGCGGGCTGGGCAGCACACCGATCCGCGTGCGTGCGATGGACGACTCGGCCAACATCGGCGCCGTCGCGACCCGTTCGTTCAACGCGCAATGCCCCTGCAGCATCTTCGGCGCTGAGGTGCCGAAGATCGGTGCGGCCGACGACCCGTACGCCGTGGAGCTCGGGGTGCGTTTCGTCCCCCTGGCCGACGGCTTCGTCACCGGCGTCCGTTTCTACAAGGGCGCCGGCAACGGCGGTACGCACGTCGGTTCGCTCTGGTCGAGCGCGGGCGAGCGGCTGAGCCAGGCGACCTTCACCAACGAGTCGGCCACAGGGTGGCAGACCGTGACGTTCCCGACCCCGGTCGCCGTCGCCGCCGGTCAGCCCTACGTCGCCTCCTACACGGCACCTCAGGGCAACTACGCCCTCGAGTCGTGGGGCTTCTCGGCTGGTTCGCGAGAGACGGGCGCGCTGATGGTGCAGGGTGGCTACGGCGCCCCTGCCGGTGGTGTCTTCGCCAACCCGGGACAGTTCCCCTCCCAGTCGCACCAGAACGCCAACTACTACGTCGACGTTCTCTTCACCACTACCGATTCCTCTGCGCTGATCGGGCTCAACCAGGCACCTCTCCCGGGCGCCTCGAGCGTGCCGACGGGCTCGACGGTGAGTGCGCGCTACTCCAAGCCGCTCGCGGCCGGGACCGCCGCCCTGACGCTGAAGGACTCCAACGGCGCGACGGTGGCCGGGAGCACGGCCTACGACGCCGCCACGCGGACAGTGACGTTCACGCCCAGCTCGCCGCTGGCGGGCTTCGTGAAGTACACCGCGAAGATCACCGGCACCGACACGTCGGGCAACCCGGTCTCCTCCGGTGACACGTGGTCGTTCACGACGGTGAAGCCGCCGAACCCGCCGGGCGTGTGCCCGTGCACGTTGTTCGACGACTCGCTCGTTCCCGCCGTCTACGAGGCGGCGGACCGGGATGCGGTGACGCTGGGCGTCCGCGTCACCCCGGACACCAACGGTCAGGTGACCGGCATCCGGTTCTACAAGGGCGTCAACAACACCGGAAGCCACACGGGCACCCTGTGGGCCGCGGACGGCACGGTGCTGGCCACCGGTACCTTCACCGACGAGTCGACGACGGGCTGGCAGACGCTGACCTTCGCGACGCCGGTGACTGTGCGCAAGGACACCGCGTACGTCGCGTCCTACCGCACGACCGTGGGTCGCTACTCCGCCACTCCGGGCGCCTTCGCGGCCGCCGACGTGTCGCGGCCCCCGCTGCGGGTGACCTCGACGGCAGGCGCGTACACCTACGGCACCGGCTTCCCGATCAACTCGACGTCGACCAGCTACCTCGTGGACGTGGTGTTCGAGAAGGTGCCCCCGACGATCGCCGTTGCGAGCCGCATGCCGGCGCCGGGAGCCATCGGCGTGCCACGCGGCACCACGGTCCGCGTCGGCCTCACCGCCCCGGTCGCACCTGGCTGGTCACTCGGGATCACCGCCAACGGCTCCGCCGTCACGGGCACGGCCTCGCTCAGCGGTGACGGCACGTCGCTGGTGTGGACGCCGTCAACGCTGCTGCCGCCCGACACCGATGTCACCGTGACCTTGTCCAGCGCGGTCTCCCAGGATGGCGCCACGCTCCCCACCCAGACATGGACGTTCCGGACCAGGGGGCCGGAGACCGTGGACCAGCAGACCCTCTTCGGGGACACCGTGCCCCGGATCGAGTCGGCGGATGACGGTGCACCGGTGGAGCTCGGGGTCGTCCTGGAGCCCAGCCGCAACGGCTTCGTCACCGCGATCCGCTTCTACAAGGGGCCCGGCAACGGTGGCACCCACACCGGCTCGCTGTGGAGCGCCACCGGTACCCGCCTGGCCGAGGTGACGTTCACGGACGAGACGTCCTCCGGCTGGCAGACGGCCGTGCTGTCGACGCCTGTCGCCGTCCAGGCAGGACAGCGGTACGTCGCCTCCTATCTCGCGCCGGCCGGCCACTACTCCTACACGCCGGACTTCTTCACCGGACCGTGGACCACCGGTGATCTCACGGCCCCGGCTGCCGGAAACGGGCGCTACCTGTACGGCGCGGCAGGCGGCTTCCCGACGTACTCGTGGGGCAGCGCGAACTACTTCGTCGACGTCGTCTTCCAGCGCACGCCGCCCACCATCGCCGTCCAGACGCGCACGCCCGAACCGGGGGCGACCGGAGTGACGGTCACGACGAAACCCTCGATCATGCTCTCGGCGCCCCTGGCATCCGGCTGGACGATGGGCGTTGAGCGCGCCGGGACTGCCGTGGCCGGTGACGCGGCCCTCGACGGCGACGGGTCGACGCTCACCTTCACCCCGACCAGCTCACTACTGCCCGACACGGACTACACGGTCACCCTCTCGGGCGCGACCTCCACTGAGGGTGCGGTGCTCCCGACGCAGACGTGGACCTTCCGCACGGCCGCCGTCGTGTCGACCTCGCTCCTCGAAGGAGTCGTGCCGACCGTGCCGTCAGTGAACGACCCCGACCCGGTCGAGCTCGGCACCGTGTTCACGCCGTCGCAGAACGGCACCGTCACGGCCGTGAAGTTCTACAAGGGCGCCGGCAACACCGGCACCCACACCGGTTCGGTGTGGAGCACCGATGGCACGCGACTGGGTCAGGTGACCTTCACCGGCGAGAGCGCGAGCGGATGGCAGACCGCCGCCTTCGCGACGCCCGTGCCGGTCACGGCCGGGACGCCGTACGTAGTGTCCTACTACGCACCGAATGGGCACTACTCCGCCACACCGGCCTACTTCGCCACTCCTCGGACCGTCGGCCCGCTGACGGCACCAGCCGGGGACAACGGCCGGTACCGCTACGGGGCGGGCGGCGGGTTGCCGAACGGGTCGTGGAACTCCACCAACTACTTCGTCGACGTCGTGTTCGCGGCATCGCCCTAG
- a CDS encoding oligosaccharide flippase family protein, translated as MTVQGAPPTAVGAEPHAGGPEQRTDAQALRRDIGRGVVWAAAGNILMRIGGISVTAVVARILSPEEFGVFAIALAVFVVVTSLAELGMASAVARSVLEPDDIAGTVTSISLIVSTGLAILMALSAGPLATVLGMPEAAGPIRVMSICLVLTGIFAVPGAQLVRNFRQDRILLGTVAGFVPANVVLIVMALAGQEAMAFSWSRVVGQVVTGLVFVACVNRRYRPQWRRELVGPLLRFGLPLSLANLINWTLLNADYLVMGRMLSAEQIGVYMIAFTVANWSTAVLGSVLNGVVLPAFGRVSHDTERLVESLVSATRLVGLVALPMLATTVALAPGLVRTVFGETWAGAAPVLAVLAVYGVAFAFTLLYVNLLVAIGATTKLLVVQVAWVSALVPAMVWGIQIGGLVGAAWAHVAVVLVVSLPGYLWALRSQLGPLPAALGTTLLRPAGAAALAGGSAWIVDRWIGGVVLGFLAGGVVAVVVYLVAAWSMIEQDLPEVGRLVRKVLPRRRWFAPLDASERPLRVGIVLEGLALGGCPINAIDLARTLRARGHHVVVIAVDEVVQVSVLPYAEAAGFDVVRIPVGGGLFRRARHLRREARRHDLDVLHVFAAWLGRSAVLACGPSRRRAVVVLNWLMDSEFTTTGRTSLVVGTGSLYADALDRHGPRSYLLEPPVDLARDRPDQEAARVFRRVHDLATDDILLVLVGRVDVLTAAQQDHGVAKLPGILLAMDALLERDDPSLRLVVVGDGSGMAQVRERAEQVNASLGRSAVVLTGALADPHPAYAAADIGLGMGGSALRMMAHAKPLVVLGAAGFSQLCSPATVDQFLGDGYYGTRAPGRPVAELLGHLDALADPVARCRLGDWGLDFVTERYGLEAGADRLETIYRDSLAHDDSWFERLGDMGHLAGRSLLGSLKRRLAQRLRARS; from the coding sequence ATGACGGTGCAGGGGGCGCCGCCGACGGCTGTCGGAGCAGAACCGCACGCCGGGGGGCCGGAGCAGCGGACCGACGCACAGGCACTGCGCCGCGACATCGGCCGCGGTGTGGTCTGGGCAGCGGCCGGCAACATCCTGATGCGGATCGGCGGCATCAGCGTCACCGCCGTGGTGGCGAGGATCCTGTCACCCGAGGAGTTCGGCGTCTTCGCCATCGCCCTCGCCGTCTTCGTCGTGGTGACCAGCCTGGCCGAGCTCGGGATGGCGTCAGCGGTGGCCCGCTCGGTCCTGGAGCCCGACGACATCGCCGGCACCGTCACGTCCATCTCGCTGATCGTCAGCACGGGTCTGGCGATCCTGATGGCCCTCTCGGCCGGCCCCCTCGCGACGGTGCTCGGCATGCCGGAGGCGGCCGGTCCGATCCGCGTGATGTCGATCTGCCTGGTGCTGACCGGCATCTTCGCCGTCCCGGGAGCCCAGCTCGTGCGCAACTTCCGGCAGGACCGGATCCTCCTGGGCACCGTCGCCGGATTCGTTCCGGCCAACGTGGTGCTCATCGTGATGGCCCTGGCCGGACAGGAGGCGATGGCGTTCTCGTGGTCGCGCGTCGTCGGCCAGGTCGTCACCGGACTCGTCTTCGTGGCCTGCGTCAACCGGCGCTACCGGCCCCAGTGGCGGCGCGAGCTGGTCGGTCCGCTTCTCCGCTTCGGCCTGCCGCTGTCGCTGGCGAACCTCATCAACTGGACCTTGCTGAACGCCGACTACCTCGTCATGGGCCGCATGCTGAGCGCCGAGCAGATCGGCGTCTACATGATCGCCTTCACCGTGGCCAACTGGTCCACCGCCGTGCTGGGCTCGGTCCTCAACGGGGTCGTGCTGCCCGCCTTCGGCCGGGTCAGCCACGACACGGAGCGATTGGTGGAGTCGCTCGTGTCCGCCACGCGGCTGGTGGGACTCGTCGCCCTCCCGATGTTAGCGACCACCGTGGCCCTCGCCCCAGGACTGGTCCGCACGGTCTTCGGCGAGACGTGGGCCGGAGCAGCGCCCGTGCTGGCGGTCCTGGCCGTCTACGGCGTCGCCTTCGCCTTCACCCTCCTCTACGTCAACCTGCTGGTCGCCATCGGTGCGACGACCAAGCTCCTCGTGGTGCAGGTCGCCTGGGTGAGCGCCCTGGTGCCAGCCATGGTCTGGGGCATCCAGATCGGGGGTCTGGTCGGGGCTGCATGGGCACACGTGGCCGTCGTGCTCGTGGTCTCGCTCCCCGGCTACCTGTGGGCCCTGCGTTCCCAGCTGGGTCCGCTGCCGGCCGCGCTCGGGACGACGCTGTTGCGGCCAGCTGGCGCGGCCGCACTGGCGGGCGGGTCCGCCTGGATCGTGGACCGGTGGATCGGCGGCGTCGTGCTCGGCTTCCTCGCTGGAGGCGTCGTGGCGGTGGTGGTCTACCTCGTCGCGGCCTGGTCGATGATCGAGCAGGACCTACCGGAGGTGGGGAGGTTGGTGCGCAAGGTGCTCCCTCGCCGACGGTGGTTCGCGCCTCTTGACGCGTCGGAGCGCCCGCTCCGCGTGGGGATCGTCCTGGAAGGGCTCGCGCTGGGCGGGTGTCCGATCAACGCCATCGACCTTGCACGCACGCTCCGCGCGCGCGGTCACCACGTGGTCGTCATCGCGGTGGATGAGGTGGTGCAGGTCTCGGTGTTGCCCTACGCCGAGGCGGCCGGGTTCGACGTCGTACGCATTCCGGTCGGCGGCGGCCTGTTCCGGCGCGCGCGCCACCTGCGTCGTGAGGCACGCCGTCACGACCTCGACGTCCTCCACGTGTTCGCGGCCTGGTTGGGTCGCAGCGCGGTCCTCGCCTGCGGCCCGAGTCGCCGCCGCGCGGTCGTCGTGCTCAACTGGTTGATGGACAGCGAGTTCACCACCACGGGTCGTACGTCCCTGGTGGTGGGGACCGGCAGCTTGTACGCGGACGCGCTCGACCGGCACGGCCCTCGCTCGTACCTCCTCGAACCGCCGGTCGACCTGGCCCGTGACCGGCCCGACCAAGAGGCGGCGAGGGTGTTCCGCCGTGTCCACGACCTCGCTACCGACGACATCCTCCTGGTGCTCGTCGGACGAGTCGACGTGCTGACGGCCGCCCAACAGGATCACGGAGTCGCGAAGCTGCCCGGGATCCTGCTCGCGATGGATGCGCTCCTCGAGCGCGACGACCCGTCGCTGCGCCTCGTCGTGGTCGGCGACGGCAGCGGGATGGCGCAGGTGCGCGAGCGTGCTGAGCAGGTCAACGCCTCGCTGGGCCGGTCGGCCGTGGTCCTCACCGGTGCGCTGGCCGACCCCCACCCGGCCTACGCGGCCGCCGACATCGGCCTGGGGATGGGCGGGTCGGCTCTGCGCATGATGGCGCACGCCAAGCCTCTGGTGGTGCTGGGTGCCGCCGGCTTCAGCCAGCTCTGCTCGCCCGCTACCGTGGACCAGTTCCTCGGCGACGGCTACTACGGCACGCGGGCCCCGGGTCGGCCGGTGGCCGAGCTCCTCGGCCATCTCGACGCCCTGGCCGACCCGGTCGCTCGGTGCCGGTTGGGAGACTGGGGCCTCGACTTCGTGACCGAGAGGTACGGGCTGGAGGCCGGGGCCGATCGCCTGGAGACGATCTATCGCGACAGCCTGGCCCACGACGACTCGTGGTTCGAGCGTCTCGGTGACATGGGACATCTCGCCGGGCGGAGCCTCCTCGGCAGCCTCAAGCGGCGGCTCGCGCAGAGGCTGCGGGCGCGGTCGTGA
- a CDS encoding glycosyltransferase family 4 protein, translated as MLLVSHEASLTGAPRIAALVGRVLVGRGCQVHILLQRPGPLSGAFAEVAPTRVMPFWRVLRWLWAHPGVLRSRAAALFELLTAVVIVALRRPDLVYVNSSSAAAFVRAARLLGRRSVLHVHESGPVLSHFLARVGIEDLTQMGVRLVACSPSVADDLALRGTPPDDIVLIPSIPDADRVLAGARASTSDASKAIVVGCCGAVERRKGVDLWLAAAEELVRALPPGRVRFVWVGAGEPPREAATWPWVTFTGPMDDPSSAMADFDIMTLPSRDDPFPLVVMEAMLLGKPVVAFDVGGVAHQLGDTGLVVEAGDVSSFAQQLRRLVDDEALRVRLGELAAARARSLFSWEKFEAGVTVMLEDAPPRPVNASGPTPE; from the coding sequence GTGCTGCTGGTCTCGCACGAGGCCTCACTCACAGGTGCCCCGCGTATCGCGGCACTCGTCGGTCGAGTCCTCGTCGGCCGAGGGTGCCAGGTTCACATCCTTCTACAAAGACCTGGTCCCCTGAGCGGCGCGTTCGCCGAGGTCGCACCCACCCGGGTCATGCCGTTCTGGCGCGTCTTGCGGTGGTTGTGGGCCCACCCCGGTGTCCTCCGGTCCCGCGCTGCCGCCCTTTTCGAGCTCCTGACTGCTGTGGTCATCGTCGCGCTGCGACGTCCCGACCTGGTCTACGTGAACTCGAGCTCGGCAGCTGCTTTCGTGCGTGCCGCGCGGCTCCTCGGCCGCCGCTCGGTGCTGCATGTCCACGAGTCCGGGCCTGTGCTGAGCCACTTCCTCGCGCGAGTCGGCATCGAGGACCTGACACAGATGGGCGTTCGACTCGTCGCGTGCTCGCCGAGCGTGGCGGACGATCTCGCACTGCGGGGGACGCCACCCGATGACATCGTGCTCATCCCGTCCATTCCTGACGCTGATCGCGTGTTGGCGGGTGCGAGAGCCAGCACGTCGGACGCATCGAAGGCCATCGTCGTCGGCTGCTGTGGTGCCGTCGAACGCCGAAAAGGGGTTGATCTCTGGCTGGCTGCGGCAGAGGAGCTGGTCCGGGCGCTACCTCCGGGACGAGTGCGCTTCGTCTGGGTGGGCGCTGGAGAACCTCCCCGAGAGGCAGCGACCTGGCCCTGGGTGACGTTCACCGGGCCGATGGACGATCCATCGAGCGCGATGGCCGACTTCGACATCATGACGTTGCCCTCGCGGGACGACCCGTTCCCGCTGGTGGTGATGGAGGCGATGCTCCTCGGCAAGCCGGTCGTTGCGTTCGACGTCGGAGGGGTGGCGCACCAGCTCGGTGACACGGGACTCGTGGTCGAGGCGGGCGATGTCTCTTCGTTCGCCCAGCAGCTGCGGCGACTCGTCGACGACGAGGCGCTACGGGTACGGCTCGGGGAGCTGGCCGCGGCCCGTGCGCGATCGCTCTTCTCCTGGGAGAAGTTCGAGGCAGGAGTCACTGTCATGCTCGAGGACGCGCCACCCCGGCCGGTCAACGCGAGCGGACCGACTCCTGAGTGA
- a CDS encoding O-antigen ligase family protein, with product MTLAAPERIGVARSGGIDAAALVTVYVCLLWFIPSPMVVSALGSAGSPATLFGIGVFLYWAWHTVRRSEPSDGRARTVRAAMLGMVLVLLVAYAHAMAGPLPGDEISTADSGLLRLISLAGVVLLACDGISDFDRLVVVLRRLAFAAGLVALLGLAQYVTGELFVDRIRIPGLTAGTEGWTLGTRSGRIRPSGTSMSPIEYGVVLGMALPLVTVCASVQSRFRWLFRAMLVAMIASIFFSMSRSAYICALAGAIVLALSWNLQQRLRALGFLAVVSTVLYVTVPGLLGAIQGLFSNADQDPSISSRTGSYDIAGAFIAESPLVGKGFGTFLPKYWILDNAYLGMTIEAGLLGLVSLLALIVCGLVSARTARRTLQLEGGREEHAQYAQAVLASVAAGGFGLAFFDAFAFPQTAGCLFLFIGLAGAMQRITQESVRSR from the coding sequence GTGACGCTCGCGGCCCCGGAGCGCATCGGCGTCGCCCGCAGCGGCGGGATCGACGCCGCCGCGCTCGTGACCGTCTACGTCTGCCTGCTGTGGTTCATCCCCTCCCCGATGGTCGTCAGCGCCCTGGGGAGCGCCGGCAGCCCCGCCACCCTGTTCGGCATCGGCGTCTTCCTCTACTGGGCGTGGCACACGGTCCGTCGCTCGGAGCCATCCGACGGACGCGCCCGGACCGTCCGGGCGGCGATGCTCGGCATGGTCCTGGTGTTGCTGGTGGCCTACGCCCACGCCATGGCCGGACCGCTGCCCGGCGACGAGATCAGCACGGCCGACTCGGGCCTGCTGCGGCTGATCAGCCTGGCCGGGGTCGTGCTGCTCGCCTGTGACGGGATCAGCGACTTCGACCGACTCGTGGTCGTCCTCCGCAGGCTGGCGTTCGCCGCGGGACTGGTCGCCCTGCTCGGCCTGGCGCAGTACGTCACGGGTGAGCTCTTCGTCGACCGCATCCGGATCCCCGGTCTCACCGCAGGGACCGAGGGGTGGACGCTCGGCACGCGCTCCGGTCGCATCCGGCCGAGCGGGACGTCGATGAGCCCGATCGAGTACGGCGTCGTGCTCGGGATGGCCCTCCCCCTCGTCACGGTGTGCGCCTCCGTGCAGTCACGCTTCCGGTGGCTGTTCCGCGCGATGCTGGTCGCGATGATCGCCTCGATCTTCTTCTCCATGTCACGCTCGGCCTACATCTGCGCGCTGGCGGGTGCGATCGTGCTCGCCCTGTCCTGGAACCTGCAGCAGCGGCTCCGTGCGCTGGGTTTCCTGGCTGTCGTCAGCACGGTCCTGTACGTCACCGTCCCGGGATTGCTCGGTGCGATCCAGGGTTTGTTCTCCAACGCCGACCAGGACCCGAGCATTTCCTCGCGGACCGGCAGCTACGACATCGCCGGCGCGTTCATCGCCGAGTCCCCCCTCGTCGGGAAGGGATTCGGCACGTTCCTGCCGAAGTACTGGATCCTCGACAATGCCTACCTCGGCATGACGATCGAGGCCGGTCTCCTCGGCCTCGTGTCGCTCCTCGCGCTCATCGTGTGCGGCCTGGTCAGCGCCCGGACGGCCCGCAGGACCCTCCAGCTCGAGGGCGGCCGCGAGGAGCACGCGCAGTACGCCCAGGCCGTGCTCGCCTCCGTCGCGGCCGGCGGGTTCGGGTTGGCGTTCTTCGACGCGTTCGCCTTCCCCCAGACGGCGGGGTGCCTCTTCCTCTTCATCGGCCTCGCCGGCGCGATGCAACGCATCACTCAGGAGTCGGTCCGCTCGCGTTGA
- a CDS encoding Wzz/FepE/Etk N-terminal domain-containing protein — protein sequence MEMRVVWRSLRRRWYLVLALAVLTLGATLLVAQRTGETYEATATVLVFPPAQAQDPTGAMTQANPYLVLGGVSQARDVVVRALTSKKIADTFGETYPTGTTFEITPDFTNSAPIIVFTVEAPAPDVAIEALKTLTDRVPVELEKMQSELDLPAGEQVTSVVLTRDEVPATTKKAMIRSALMTMAGLGGLGLLLIALVDGWLTGRRSPSPEDTVADDDAGASAPVSLHPVHVDAPAPDGRDPDRAAQVEVTARLLKRRGRRDQRGEAS from the coding sequence ATGGAGATGCGGGTCGTGTGGCGATCGTTGCGCCGCCGCTGGTACCTCGTCCTCGCCCTGGCGGTGCTGACCCTCGGGGCGACGCTCCTCGTCGCGCAGCGCACAGGAGAGACCTACGAGGCGACGGCCACCGTCCTGGTCTTCCCGCCCGCCCAGGCCCAGGACCCGACGGGAGCGATGACGCAGGCGAACCCCTACCTCGTCCTGGGTGGGGTCAGCCAGGCCCGCGACGTGGTGGTGCGGGCGTTGACGTCCAAGAAGATCGCGGACACCTTCGGCGAGACCTACCCCACCGGTACGACGTTCGAGATCACGCCCGACTTCACCAACAGCGCGCCGATCATCGTGTTCACGGTGGAGGCACCCGCACCCGACGTGGCCATCGAAGCCCTGAAGACGCTCACCGACCGCGTCCCGGTGGAGCTGGAGAAGATGCAGAGCGAGCTGGACCTCCCGGCCGGCGAGCAGGTGACGTCGGTGGTGCTCACCCGTGACGAGGTGCCCGCGACCACGAAAAAGGCGATGATCCGGTCGGCGCTGATGACCATGGCGGGCCTTGGCGGGCTGGGCCTGCTCCTGATCGCCCTCGTCGACGGATGGCTCACCGGCCGACGCAGTCCCAGCCCGGAGGACACGGTCGCCGATGACGACGCCGGGGCGTCGGCCCCTGTCTCGCTGCACCCCGTCCACGTGGACGCGCCAGCCCCTGACGGACGCGACCCCGACCGCGCCGCCCAGGTCGAGGTGACAGCACGCCTGCTCAAGCGGCGCGGGAGGCGTGACCAGCGCGGCGAGGCATCGTGA
- a CDS encoding acyl carrier protein — translation MTQPAHTLADTLPGVVEVLTRTLGIEDRAESINRGTRLFGELPELDSLGVVELAAALEDRFDIVIEDEDFTGEVFESVGTLTDFIDDRRTGG, via the coding sequence ATGACCCAGCCTGCACACACGCTCGCCGACACGCTCCCCGGAGTGGTCGAGGTGCTCACCCGCACCCTCGGCATCGAGGACCGCGCGGAGTCGATCAACCGTGGCACGCGGCTCTTCGGCGAGCTCCCGGAGCTCGACTCGCTCGGGGTGGTCGAGCTGGCGGCCGCCCTCGAGGACCGCTTCGACATCGTCATCGAGGACGAGGACTTCACCGGCGAGGTGTTCGAGAGCGTGGGCACCCTGACCGACTTCATCGACGACCGCCGCACCGGCGGCTGA